Proteins encoded together in one Anopheles darlingi chromosome 3, idAnoDarlMG_H_01, whole genome shotgun sequence window:
- the LOC125953668 gene encoding uncharacterized protein LOC125953668 gives MDFKASTTATIATIDKGSDRTFASAFFHPPASPTHVGCCMLNRAPVRPPSEIYFESRGKCCKKLLRYNGYPNKVLLYPEEGWARSAASSYWTIAPCRWRRNRCIVEEVAGSRKQTTQGRMIVVGDGALLIVGTFKRRSPDPDFKLYLSSNISLADYNMGYCLTGTLERGCQRTNQFQTTHFAVIRRCWPSHDGHDGHGGAGGGGGGGSGFGAAHKSNSKTQHTYIDFLFNR, from the exons ATGGACTTCAAGGCGTCGACCACGGCCACCATTGCGACCATCGACAAGGGCAGCGATCGGACGTTTGCGTCGGCCTTCTTTCACCCGCCAGCCTCGCCGACACACGTGGGCTGCTGTATGCTGAACAGGGCCCCCGTTCGGCCCCCCTCCGAGATCTACTTCGAGAGCCGGGGCAAATGCTGCAAGAAGCTGCTCCGATACAATGGTTACCCCAATAAG GTGCTGCTCTACCCGGAGGAAGGATGGGCCCGCAGTGCCGCCTCGAGCTACTGGACGATAGCGCCGTGCCGGTGGCGAAGGAATCGCTGCATCGTCGAGGAAGTCGCTGGCTCGAGAAA ACAAACAACCCAAGGGCGGATGATTGTGGTCGGTGATGGGGCGCTCCTCATCGTCGGTACCTTCAAGCGCCGCTCGCCGGATCCCGACTTCAAG CTGTATCTCTCGTCCAACATCAGCCTGGCCGACTACAACATGGGCTACTGCCTGACCGGTACGCTCGAGCGTGGCTGCCAAAGGACGAACCAGTTCCAGACGACACACTTCGCCGTCATACGGCGCTGCTGGCCTTCGCACGATGGGCACGACGGTCACGGTGgagccggcggtggcggtggtggtggtagtggcttCGGTGCGGCAcataaaagcaacagcaaaacccaACACACCTACATCGACTTTCTGTTCAACCGATGA